Proteins from a genomic interval of Cyanobium sp. AMD-g:
- the ylqF gene encoding ribosome biogenesis GTPase YlqF has translation MPDVGDTVRLSTAAPPIQWYPGHIAKAEKALSANLEKVDLVIEVRDARIPLATGHPRLQRWIRGKQHLLVINRRDMVSAAARLAWDGWFRERGEVPWWCDAKVGTGVKQLQQAAIRAGEQLNARRAGRGMRARPVRALMLGFPNVGKSALINRLVRQKVVESARRAGVTRSLRWVRLGQELDLLDAPGVLPPRLDDQLAGLRLALCDDIGQASYDGEAVALAFLRLLVQLEPVAAAGVAPGLVERRYGVAVPFLPGGTGGMPVPDAEAWLSAAAARHTSGDTARMAQRLLDDFRRSLLGPISLELPPQAAPPS, from the coding sequence ATGCCGGACGTCGGCGACACGGTCCGCCTCAGCACGGCCGCCCCACCGATCCAGTGGTACCCGGGCCACATCGCCAAGGCGGAGAAGGCCCTCAGCGCCAACCTGGAGAAGGTGGATCTGGTGATTGAGGTGCGGGATGCCCGCATCCCCCTGGCCACCGGCCACCCGCGCCTGCAGCGCTGGATCCGGGGCAAGCAGCACCTGCTGGTGATCAACCGCCGCGACATGGTCAGCGCCGCGGCCCGCCTGGCCTGGGACGGCTGGTTCCGCGAGCGGGGAGAGGTCCCGTGGTGGTGTGACGCCAAGGTCGGCACCGGCGTCAAGCAACTGCAGCAGGCGGCGATCCGGGCCGGGGAGCAGCTCAACGCCCGCCGGGCCGGCCGCGGCATGCGGGCGCGGCCGGTGCGGGCCCTGATGCTGGGCTTCCCCAACGTCGGCAAATCGGCGTTGATCAACCGGCTGGTGCGCCAGAAGGTGGTGGAGAGTGCCCGCCGCGCCGGGGTCACCCGCAGCCTGCGCTGGGTGCGGCTGGGCCAGGAACTGGATCTGCTCGACGCCCCCGGCGTGCTGCCCCCCCGTCTCGATGATCAGCTGGCCGGGCTGCGACTGGCCCTCTGCGACGACATCGGCCAGGCCTCCTACGACGGCGAGGCGGTGGCCCTGGCCTTCCTCCGTTTGCTCGTGCAGCTTGAGCCGGTGGCGGCCGCAGGTGTGGCGCCGGGGCTGGTGGAGCGGCGCTACGGGGTGGCAGTGCCGTTCTTGCCGGGAGGGACCGGTGGGATGCCGGTGCCTGATGCCGAAGCCTGGCTCAGCGCCGCCGCGGCCCGCCACACCAGTGGTGACACAGCCCGCATGGCCCAGCGCCTGCTCGATGATTTCCGCCGCTCGCTGCTGGGGCCAATCTCCCTGGAGCTTCCTCCCCAGGCGGCGCCCCCCAGCTGA
- a CDS encoding GMC family oxidoreductase, whose translation MSSPSPSAAIAGPSVHSSALPEPAQLQVSHGAHFDVVIIGSGAGGGTLARHLAPAGLKVLVLERGDWLPQEPQNWDAEAVFQQNRYVSKDPWLDKHGKTFQPGSHYFVGGATKMYGAAHFRLRQQDFEQLAHFDGVSPAWPLRYADFEPWYQKAEEMYHVHGQRGEDPTEPPCSGPYPHPPVAHEPRMQQLVDDLRSAGLHPFHAPSGIQLDEAHMAFSRCRKCNCCDGFPCLVHAKSDAEVLGIRPALASPNVSLLTRAQVKRLHTDASGRTVTGVELERDGEPLTVSGDVVVVSCGAANSARLLLLSANDRHPRGLANGSDQVGRHYMFHNSKAMVALAHEPNRTIFQKTVSINDWYLGDADFDYPMGNIQMTGKTNGTIMKGYAPLETFLMPGWSMDKIAEHALDFWISSEDLPDPNNRVTVTGSGQIQLSYTPNNLTASARLVSRLEGLLDRLYLRQHLVERQFYIANSMGIAAVGHQAGTCRFGSDPASSVLDLNCKAHELDNLYVVDTSFMPTIGAVNPSLTAIANALRVGTHLVERLRG comes from the coding sequence ATGAGCTCCCCGTCCCCCAGCGCCGCCATCGCCGGTCCGAGTGTTCACAGCTCAGCCCTGCCGGAGCCGGCCCAGCTGCAGGTGAGCCACGGTGCCCACTTCGATGTGGTGATCATCGGCAGCGGCGCCGGTGGCGGCACCCTGGCCCGCCACCTGGCCCCCGCGGGCCTGAAGGTGCTGGTGCTGGAGCGGGGTGACTGGCTGCCCCAGGAACCCCAGAACTGGGACGCCGAAGCGGTGTTCCAGCAGAACCGCTATGTGTCGAAGGATCCCTGGCTCGACAAACACGGCAAGACGTTTCAGCCGGGCAGCCATTACTTCGTCGGGGGCGCCACCAAGATGTACGGCGCCGCCCATTTCCGCCTGCGCCAGCAGGACTTCGAGCAGCTCGCCCACTTCGACGGCGTCTCGCCGGCCTGGCCCCTGCGCTACGCCGACTTCGAGCCCTGGTACCAGAAGGCCGAGGAGATGTACCACGTGCACGGCCAGCGCGGTGAGGATCCCACCGAGCCGCCCTGCAGCGGCCCCTATCCCCACCCGCCGGTGGCCCATGAGCCGCGGATGCAGCAGCTGGTCGACGACCTGCGCTCCGCCGGGCTCCATCCCTTCCACGCCCCCAGCGGAATCCAGCTCGATGAGGCCCACATGGCCTTCAGCCGCTGCCGCAAGTGCAACTGCTGCGATGGTTTCCCCTGCCTGGTGCACGCCAAATCGGACGCCGAGGTGCTGGGCATCCGGCCGGCCCTGGCGAGCCCCAACGTGTCGCTGCTGACGCGGGCCCAGGTGAAGCGCCTGCACACCGATGCCTCCGGCCGCACGGTCACCGGGGTGGAGCTGGAACGGGACGGCGAGCCGCTCACAGTCAGCGGCGATGTGGTGGTGGTGAGCTGCGGCGCCGCCAACAGCGCCCGGCTGCTGCTGCTGTCAGCCAACGACCGCCATCCCCGGGGCCTGGCCAACGGCTCCGACCAGGTGGGCCGCCACTACATGTTCCACAACAGCAAGGCGATGGTGGCCCTGGCCCATGAGCCGAACCGGACCATTTTCCAGAAAACGGTGTCGATCAACGACTGGTATCTCGGGGATGCCGACTTCGACTACCCGATGGGCAACATCCAGATGACGGGCAAGACGAACGGCACGATCATGAAGGGCTACGCGCCACTGGAAACCTTCCTGATGCCCGGCTGGAGCATGGACAAGATCGCCGAACATGCCCTCGACTTCTGGATCTCCAGCGAAGACCTGCCCGATCCGAACAACCGCGTCACCGTCACCGGATCCGGCCAGATCCAGCTCAGTTACACCCCCAACAACCTCACCGCCTCGGCGCGTCTGGTGAGCCGGCTGGAGGGACTGCTGGATCGCCTCTATCTGCGCCAGCATCTGGTGGAGCGCCAGTTCTACATCGCCAACAGCATGGGCATCGCCGCCGTGGGCCACCAGGCCGGCACCTGCCGCTTCGGCAGCGATCCGGCCAGCTCGGTGCTCGACCTCAACTGCAAGGCCCACGAACTCGACAACCTCTACGTCGTCGACACCAGCTTCATGCCCACGATCGGCGCCGTGAACCCCTCCCTCACCGCCATCGCCAATGCCCTGCGGGTGGGCACCCACCTGGTGGAACGGCTGCGGGGCTGA
- a CDS encoding RluA family pseudouridine synthase — translation MACFGEGEGELLTLHYPKPLPMRLDRWLVSQRPEQSRARIQKFIDAGYVRVNGVTGRAKTPLRTDDTVELWMPPPEPLPYLVAQPMALDVLFEDAHLIVLNKPAGLTVHPAPGNKDGTLVNGLLHHCPDLPGIGGEMRPGIVHRLDKDTTGCIVVAKSQEALVKLQVQIQKRIASREYLAVVHGQPAAERGTIVAAIGRHPVDRKKYAVVSDSTGRHACTHWRLIEPLGDYALLRFKLDTGRTHQIRVHCAHTGHPIVGDATYGRCRKLPVALGGQALHAVRLALDHPISGERLVCEAPLPEVFEKLLLALRRRSS, via the coding sequence ATGGCCTGCTTCGGGGAAGGAGAAGGGGAGCTGCTGACGCTCCACTACCCGAAGCCGCTGCCGATGCGGCTCGACCGCTGGCTGGTGTCCCAGCGGCCCGAGCAGAGCCGCGCCCGGATCCAGAAGTTCATTGATGCGGGCTATGTGCGGGTGAACGGCGTCACGGGCCGGGCCAAGACGCCACTGCGCACCGACGACACCGTCGAGCTGTGGATGCCGCCGCCGGAACCCCTGCCGTATCTGGTGGCCCAGCCCATGGCGCTGGACGTGCTGTTCGAGGATGCCCACCTGATCGTGCTCAACAAGCCCGCCGGGCTCACGGTCCATCCGGCCCCCGGCAACAAGGACGGCACCCTGGTGAACGGCCTGCTGCACCACTGCCCCGACCTGCCGGGCATCGGCGGTGAGATGCGGCCCGGCATCGTGCACCGCCTCGACAAGGACACCACTGGCTGCATCGTGGTGGCCAAAAGCCAGGAGGCGCTGGTGAAGCTGCAGGTGCAGATCCAGAAGCGCATCGCCTCGCGGGAATACCTGGCGGTGGTGCACGGCCAGCCCGCGGCGGAGCGCGGCACGATCGTGGCGGCCATCGGCCGCCATCCGGTCGATCGCAAGAAGTACGCCGTGGTCTCGGACAGCACCGGCCGCCATGCCTGCACCCACTGGCGCCTGATCGAACCCCTGGGCGATTACGCCCTGCTGCGCTTCAAGCTCGACACGGGCCGCACCCACCAGATCCGGGTGCATTGCGCCCACACGGGCCATCCGATCGTGGGGGACGCCACCTACGGCCGCTGCCGCAAGCTTCCGGTGGCCCTGGGCGGCCAGGCCCTGCACGCGGTGCGGCTGGCCCTCGACCATCCGATCAGCGGCGAGCGTCTGGTGTGTGAGGCCCCCCTGCCGGAGGTGTTCGAGAAGCTGTTGCTGGCCCTCAGGCGGCGCAGCTCCTGA
- a CDS encoding NHLP bacteriocin system secretion protein, with protein MGTPEETSERRVLLALGTAWALTAGWFLFWPVPTEVIGRGVVIVPGGATVIDARAEGQILSLPVRVGQRVSRGQTLLRLYLPTLEQQLRRQEKDLAELVRINADLDRRDQARLASARRLRDTALAELGGNRRRLDALRRVYDQKVADFRHLAGREVVAPLAGEVVASEDRAIQLDNSVADLGIRQREAIDAWETVKLGIDTEAQRRRFAINDARRAVRVTQTRLGFDGSLSATRDGRLLDLQVVRGQTVKPGQRLGTLGGPEAGQTLQAVAYFAPADGRRLRPGLAMEVVPDWNERGRFGGIRGRVVRVNLLPATREDINTTMGNPQLAEALVRHGPVLRTEIALQPTGNATGFDGYRWTLSRGSSVFPIREGLTLKAHGYVEWRPPVSYLLPMLRDLTGSYRTLRQQERQDQPPLQQREALP; from the coding sequence ATGGGCACGCCGGAGGAAACCTCGGAGCGGCGGGTGCTGCTGGCCCTCGGCACCGCCTGGGCCCTGACCGCCGGCTGGTTCCTGTTCTGGCCGGTGCCCACCGAGGTGATCGGCCGGGGGGTGGTGATCGTGCCCGGCGGTGCCACGGTGATCGATGCCCGGGCCGAGGGCCAGATCCTCAGCCTGCCGGTGCGGGTGGGCCAGCGGGTGAGCAGGGGCCAGACCCTGCTGCGCCTCTACCTGCCCACCCTGGAGCAGCAGCTGCGCCGCCAGGAGAAGGATCTGGCGGAGCTGGTCCGCATCAACGCCGATCTCGACCGGCGCGACCAGGCGCGGCTGGCCTCGGCCCGGCGGCTGCGGGACACGGCCCTGGCCGAGTTGGGGGGCAACCGCAGACGCCTCGACGCCCTGCGTCGCGTCTACGACCAGAAGGTGGCCGATTTCCGCCATCTCGCCGGCCGCGAAGTGGTGGCCCCCCTGGCCGGCGAAGTGGTGGCCAGCGAAGACCGAGCCATCCAGCTCGACAACAGCGTCGCCGATCTCGGTATCCGGCAGCGGGAGGCCATCGACGCCTGGGAGACGGTGAAGCTGGGCATCGACACCGAAGCCCAGCGGCGTCGCTTTGCCATCAATGACGCCCGCCGCGCCGTGCGGGTCACCCAGACCCGCCTGGGCTTCGACGGCAGCCTCAGCGCCACCCGGGACGGGCGGCTGCTGGATCTGCAGGTGGTGCGCGGTCAGACGGTGAAACCGGGCCAGCGCCTCGGCACCCTGGGAGGGCCTGAGGCTGGCCAGACCCTGCAGGCCGTGGCCTACTTCGCCCCGGCCGATGGGCGTCGCCTGCGCCCAGGCCTGGCCATGGAGGTGGTGCCGGACTGGAACGAGCGGGGCCGCTTCGGTGGCATCCGCGGCCGCGTCGTGCGCGTCAACCTGCTGCCGGCCACCCGCGAAGACATCAACACCACCATGGGCAACCCCCAGCTGGCGGAGGCCCTGGTGCGCCACGGACCGGTGCTGCGCACCGAGATCGCCCTGCAGCCCACGGGCAACGCCACCGGCTTCGATGGCTACCGCTGGACCCTCAGCCGCGGCAGCAGCGTCTTTCCGATCCGCGAGGGGCTGACCCTCAAGGCCCACGGTTATGTGGAGTGGCGCCCACCGGTCAGCTACCTGCTGCCGATGCTGCGCGACCTCACGGGCAGCTACCGCACCCTGCGCCAGCAGGAGCGCCAGGACCAGCCTCCACTCCAGCAGCGAGAGGCCCTGCCATGA
- a CDS encoding GMC oxidoreductase has protein sequence MIIDDNHYDVILIGSGAGGGTLAASLADAGHTVLLLERGGVMPQADQNVNEVSLFRKQRYHPEEKWFGTDGDPFSPQMVHAIGGNTKIWGGVLERMREQEFLGMPLQEGPSPDWELRYDDLAPWYDQAESLYHVHGVAGADPTAPARNSAYPAAPRPVEPFLVELRAALERQGLHPYDLPLSWSDSAVDPTGDAELFGVDPVRACGAVTVKEHVRVMQLHVNPSGQEVRGVEAEIDSQRWLFRGHQVVLAAGAIGTPEILLRSATDHHARGLANGSDQVGRNLMKPQLTSILQLAAAPNSGRYGRGHGITDFYWGDKNVDFPLGSIQSGGGVLQDALFAESPPVLSLVTRLLPDFGLEQLAARSITWWAMSAVRPDPHNRVALRGNLLQIHYTANNREAHDRLVYRWIDCLKAVEADPLTLVAKAAPTHPRGEAPLPVIGGACGTCRMGSDPATSVVNLQGRSHEVHNLWIVDASVLPFCPSVGVGLTVIANALRIGAALKAAL, from the coding sequence ATGATCATTGACGACAACCATTACGACGTGATTCTGATCGGCAGCGGTGCCGGTGGCGGCACCCTGGCCGCCAGCCTCGCCGATGCGGGCCACACGGTATTGCTGCTGGAGCGCGGTGGCGTCATGCCCCAGGCCGACCAGAACGTGAACGAGGTGAGTCTGTTCCGCAAGCAGCGCTATCACCCCGAGGAGAAGTGGTTCGGCACCGATGGGGATCCCTTCTCCCCCCAGATGGTGCATGCCATCGGTGGCAACACCAAGATCTGGGGGGGCGTGCTCGAACGCATGCGCGAGCAGGAATTCCTTGGCATGCCCCTGCAGGAGGGGCCCTCGCCGGACTGGGAACTGCGCTACGACGACCTGGCCCCCTGGTACGACCAGGCGGAATCGCTGTATCACGTGCATGGCGTGGCCGGTGCCGATCCCACCGCCCCGGCCCGCAACAGCGCCTACCCCGCCGCACCACGGCCGGTGGAGCCGTTCCTGGTGGAGCTGCGCGCCGCCCTCGAGCGCCAGGGCCTGCATCCCTACGACCTGCCGCTGAGCTGGTCCGACTCCGCGGTCGATCCCACCGGAGATGCCGAACTGTTTGGCGTCGATCCGGTGCGCGCCTGCGGCGCCGTCACCGTCAAGGAGCATGTCCGGGTGATGCAGCTGCACGTCAACCCTTCGGGCCAGGAGGTGCGCGGCGTCGAAGCGGAGATCGACAGCCAGCGCTGGCTGTTCCGTGGCCACCAGGTGGTGCTGGCCGCCGGGGCCATCGGCACGCCGGAGATCCTGCTGCGCTCCGCCACCGACCACCACGCCCGCGGCCTGGCCAACGGCTCCGATCAGGTGGGCCGCAACCTGATGAAGCCCCAGCTCACCTCGATCCTGCAGCTGGCCGCCGCCCCCAATTCGGGCCGCTACGGCCGCGGCCATGGCATCACCGACTTCTACTGGGGCGACAAGAACGTCGACTTTCCGCTCGGCTCGATCCAGAGCGGTGGTGGGGTGCTTCAGGACGCCCTGTTCGCCGAATCGCCGCCGGTGCTCTCCCTGGTGACCCGGCTGTTACCGGATTTCGGTCTTGAGCAGCTCGCGGCCCGCTCGATCACCTGGTGGGCGATGAGCGCCGTGCGGCCCGATCCCCACAACCGCGTCGCCCTGCGGGGCAACCTGCTGCAGATCCACTACACGGCCAACAACCGGGAGGCCCATGATCGCCTCGTCTACCGCTGGATCGACTGCCTCAAGGCGGTGGAGGCCGACCCTCTGACCTTGGTGGCCAAGGCCGCCCCCACCCACCCCCGCGGCGAGGCACCCCTGCCGGTCATCGGCGGCGCCTGCGGCACCTGCCGCATGGGCTCGGATCCGGCCACCTCGGTGGTGAACCTGCAGGGCCGCAGCCATGAGGTGCACAACCTCTGGATCGTCGATGCCAGCGTGCTGCCCTTTTGTCCCTCGGTGGGGGTGGGGCTCACGGTGATCGCCAATGCCCTGCGCATCGGCGCCGCCCTGAAGGCCGCCCTGTGA
- a CDS encoding TolC family protein — protein MIRCHAHRWLAPALALALVAVMAPARAQSRRLPPPSPALLRSLQGFQQDLERLDRSLLPAAPEADRLDAAEAPDLPAPAATALPEAPEAVRIERRQRLSLAEALAVAVRNDPDLAAAVLGVREQQDLAGSARGRWWPELGLNLAGGFRQQRSYSQVWTDNAGLYPADSPFLVRSQGWNVVQSNVGAAAARMELGWELISPYRSASIAEADESLRASRQRYADRLRQLQLDVSVAYYGLQLADQLQRIRRAVAESDTVVRDQVAALQQAGLVPRLDRLRAEAALQQSLYRLEQAEALQQSRQRQLSNLINVPFDVSLRASETVRLQPPWPLDLEQTIVRGWRDNPQLRVLQAARDALLRQADRRAAELLPSLRLVATGGYGQGLITQPVIELEGCCSSALIPQLLNQRSDWAAGLQLHWRFFDGGVTAGAVAASRSAAARTDQSLARERNAIRQRLEAAFHDHRAALRQIVAARASYSASREAFRDVRARYQLGLADYSDVATTVATLTGAMEGVAESTTLANVSYAQLLRELLPVPDRPDQPVALPLVLGGS, from the coding sequence ATGATCCGCTGCCACGCCCACCGCTGGCTGGCACCGGCCCTGGCGCTGGCCTTGGTGGCCGTGATGGCCCCGGCCCGGGCCCAGAGCCGCCGCCTGCCGCCCCCCTCGCCGGCGCTGCTGCGCAGCCTCCAGGGGTTCCAGCAGGATCTCGAGCGGCTCGACCGCAGCCTGCTGCCGGCGGCGCCGGAGGCGGACAGACTCGACGCAGCTGAGGCGCCCGACCTGCCGGCCCCGGCCGCGACGGCCCTGCCGGAGGCCCCTGAGGCGGTGCGCATCGAGCGGCGCCAACGGCTCAGCCTGGCGGAGGCCCTGGCGGTGGCCGTGCGCAACGATCCCGATCTGGCCGCCGCCGTGCTGGGCGTGCGCGAGCAGCAGGACCTGGCCGGTTCGGCCCGGGGACGCTGGTGGCCGGAGCTGGGCCTGAACCTGGCGGGCGGCTTCCGCCAGCAGCGCTCCTACAGCCAGGTGTGGACCGACAATGCCGGCCTCTATCCGGCGGACTCCCCGTTCCTGGTCCGCAGCCAGGGCTGGAATGTGGTCCAGTCCAACGTCGGGGCGGCCGCCGCCCGGATGGAACTGGGCTGGGAGCTGATCAGCCCTTACCGCAGCGCCAGCATCGCCGAGGCCGACGAGAGCCTCAGGGCCTCCCGCCAGCGTTACGCCGACCGGTTGCGCCAGCTGCAGCTGGATGTCAGCGTCGCCTACTACGGCCTGCAGCTCGCCGACCAGCTGCAGCGCATCCGCCGGGCCGTCGCCGAAAGCGACACGGTGGTGCGCGACCAGGTGGCGGCGCTCCAGCAGGCGGGTCTGGTGCCGCGGCTGGACCGGCTCCGGGCCGAGGCCGCCCTGCAGCAGAGCCTCTATCGCCTTGAGCAGGCCGAGGCCCTGCAGCAGAGCCGCCAGCGCCAGCTCAGCAACCTGATCAACGTGCCCTTCGATGTCAGCCTGCGGGCCAGCGAGACGGTGCGGCTTCAGCCCCCCTGGCCCCTCGATCTGGAGCAGACGATCGTGCGCGGCTGGCGCGACAACCCCCAGCTGCGGGTCCTGCAGGCCGCCCGCGACGCCCTGCTGCGCCAGGCCGATCGCCGCGCCGCCGAGCTGCTGCCCAGCCTGCGGTTGGTGGCCACCGGTGGCTACGGCCAGGGGCTGATCACCCAACCGGTGATCGAGCTGGAGGGCTGCTGCAGCTCGGCGCTCATCCCCCAGCTGCTCAACCAGCGCTCCGACTGGGCTGCGGGCCTGCAGCTGCACTGGCGCTTCTTTGATGGCGGCGTCACCGCCGGTGCCGTGGCCGCCAGCCGCAGCGCGGCGGCACGCACCGACCAGAGCCTGGCCCGCGAACGCAATGCCATCCGCCAGCGCCTCGAGGCCGCCTTCCACGACCATCGGGCCGCCCTGCGCCAGATCGTGGCGGCCCGTGCCTCCTACAGCGCCTCCCGGGAAGCCTTCCGGGATGTGCGGGCCCGTTACCAGCTCGGACTGGCCGACTACAGCGATGTGGCCACCACGGTGGCCACCCTCACCGGCGCCATGGAGGGGGTGGCCGAATCCACCACCCTGGCCAATGTCAGCTACGCCCAGCTGCTGCGCGAGCTGCTGCCGGTGCCGGACCGGCCCGATCAGCCGGTGGCGTTGCCGCTGGTGCTGGGCGGCTCCTGA
- a CDS encoding MGH1-like glycoside hydrolase domain-containing protein, with protein sequence MTASVPSGAAIDAITPSETRRMAERDHGLAPWSLWGSYLSERQWGTVREDYSADGDAWRSFPHDHARSRVYRWGEDGLLGLCDDQCRLCFSLALWNGVDPILKERPFGLGNPEGNHGEDLKDYFFHLANTPTHSFMRGLYKYPQRTFPYEELRAENGRRGRDQPEYELIDTEIFNESRYFDVLIEYAKAGPEDLLIRIRATNRGPEPAPLTLLPSLWLRNTWRWGYPDEVEHQICPLAGAGDAASGPAVVTDGIPHLGVYQLDCEEPGRWIFTDNETNSERLWGQPNATAFQKDGFHRHVVDGEAGAVNPALQGSKAGRLLQRTLAAGEEWVVELRLHRTDGPVPVPALDRDAVAALFAEREREWLEYFEHRVPGLCDDDRRIHLAGTAGLLWCKKYYGWSVMRWLEGDPTGTPPPAERRHTQNAYWERLHAHDVISMPDCWEYPYFCQWDLMFHAVAFAIFDPATAKEQCMLLRKPHYTAPNAQTPAYEWALSDPNPPIGAWAAMRIYQIDRKNSDSADLAFLRAALRKLILEYGWWANRNDRSGDNVFEGGFLGLDNIAVFDRRFPLADGSIIEQCDGTAWMASLSLNLLDIAVELSHEEPEYADICERFVVDFVQLAIALNNPAGRNYLNWDEEDGFYYDVIKRPDGSVDYLRTRSLSGLVPLLAVQSFDIDTVARLPMLDVSRTLAWFTHERTTPSWMVQNLGIWHNDRVLFTLVPRERLQRICERLFDEEEFLSPYGIRSLSKVYEQHPYTYTEGSESQTLAYSPADSPVAMFGGNSNWRGPVWMPMNFLLIESLQKFAHFYDDSFKVEFPTRSGHWISLWEASLELEKRLVDLFRRNGEGRRPFNGGVEMFQSDPHWRDLILFNEYFHGDNGSGVGASHQTGWSAMVCKMLNQLNRYSPPS encoded by the coding sequence GTGACGGCCAGCGTCCCCAGCGGTGCCGCGATCGACGCCATCACCCCGTCGGAAACCCGGCGCATGGCCGAGCGTGACCACGGCCTCGCCCCCTGGAGCCTCTGGGGCAGCTACCTGAGCGAGCGCCAGTGGGGCACCGTGCGGGAGGACTACTCCGCCGACGGCGACGCCTGGCGCTCCTTCCCCCACGACCACGCCCGCTCCCGCGTCTACCGCTGGGGCGAGGACGGCCTGCTGGGCCTCTGCGACGACCAGTGCCGCCTCTGCTTCTCCCTCGCCCTCTGGAACGGCGTGGACCCGATCCTCAAGGAACGGCCCTTCGGGCTCGGCAATCCCGAAGGCAACCACGGTGAGGACCTCAAGGACTATTTCTTCCATCTCGCCAACACCCCCACCCACAGCTTCATGCGGGGGCTGTACAAGTACCCGCAGCGGACTTTTCCCTACGAAGAGCTGCGGGCGGAGAACGGCCGCCGCGGCCGCGACCAGCCCGAGTACGAACTGATTGACACAGAGATCTTCAACGAGAGCCGCTATTTCGATGTCCTCATCGAGTACGCCAAGGCCGGACCGGAGGACCTGCTGATCCGTATCCGGGCCACCAACCGCGGCCCCGAGCCGGCCCCGCTCACCCTGCTGCCCAGCCTGTGGCTGCGCAACACCTGGCGCTGGGGCTATCCCGACGAAGTCGAGCACCAGATCTGCCCACTCGCCGGCGCCGGCGATGCGGCCAGCGGCCCTGCGGTGGTCACCGATGGGATACCCCATCTGGGGGTGTATCAGCTCGACTGCGAGGAGCCCGGACGCTGGATCTTCACCGACAACGAAACCAACAGCGAGCGGCTCTGGGGCCAGCCCAACGCCACGGCCTTCCAGAAGGACGGCTTCCATCGCCATGTGGTCGACGGCGAAGCCGGCGCGGTGAATCCGGCCCTGCAGGGCAGCAAGGCGGGCCGTCTGCTGCAGCGCACCCTGGCCGCCGGCGAGGAATGGGTGGTGGAACTGCGCCTGCACCGCACCGACGGCCCCGTGCCTGTCCCTGCGCTGGATCGGGACGCCGTCGCAGCACTCTTCGCCGAGCGCGAACGGGAATGGCTGGAGTATTTCGAGCATCGCGTTCCCGGCCTGTGCGACGACGACCGGCGCATCCATCTGGCCGGCACCGCCGGGCTGCTCTGGTGCAAGAAGTACTACGGCTGGAGCGTGATGCGCTGGCTCGAAGGCGACCCCACCGGCACCCCCCCGCCGGCCGAGCGACGTCATACCCAGAACGCTTACTGGGAACGGCTGCACGCCCACGACGTGATCTCGATGCCGGATTGCTGGGAGTATCCCTACTTCTGCCAGTGGGACCTGATGTTCCACGCAGTGGCTTTCGCCATCTTCGATCCGGCCACCGCCAAGGAGCAGTGCATGCTGCTGCGCAAGCCCCATTACACCGCTCCCAACGCCCAGACCCCTGCCTACGAGTGGGCCTTGTCCGATCCCAATCCGCCGATCGGCGCCTGGGCGGCGATGCGCATTTATCAGATTGATCGCAAGAACAGCGACAGCGCTGATCTGGCCTTCCTGAGGGCAGCCCTGCGCAAGCTGATCCTGGAGTACGGCTGGTGGGCGAACCGCAACGACCGCTCCGGCGACAACGTCTTTGAGGGGGGGTTCCTGGGCCTCGACAACATCGCCGTGTTCGATCGGCGTTTCCCCCTGGCCGACGGCAGCATCATCGAGCAGTGCGACGGCACCGCCTGGATGGCCTCGCTCAGTCTCAATCTGCTGGACATCGCCGTGGAACTGAGCCACGAAGAGCCGGAGTACGCCGACATCTGCGAGCGTTTCGTGGTGGATTTCGTGCAGCTGGCCATCGCCCTCAACAATCCGGCCGGCCGCAACTACCTCAACTGGGACGAGGAGGACGGCTTCTATTACGACGTGATCAAGCGGCCCGACGGCAGCGTTGACTATCTGCGCACCCGCTCGCTCTCGGGCCTGGTGCCGCTGCTGGCGGTGCAGAGCTTCGACATCGACACCGTGGCACGGCTACCGATGCTGGATGTCAGCCGCACCCTGGCCTGGTTCACCCACGAGCGCACCACACCCTCCTGGATGGTGCAGAACCTGGGGATCTGGCACAACGACCGGGTGCTGTTCACCCTGGTGCCCAGGGAGCGCCTGCAGCGGATCTGCGAGCGGCTCTTCGATGAGGAGGAGTTTCTTTCCCCCTACGGCATCCGTTCCCTTTCCAAGGTGTACGAGCAGCACCCCTACACCTACACCGAAGGCAGCGAAAGCCAGACCCTCGCCTACAGCCCGGCCGACAGTCCGGTGGCGATGTTCGGGGGCAACTCCAACTGGCGCGGGCCGGTGTGGATGCCGATGAACTTCCTGCTGATCGAATCGCTGCAGAAATTCGCCCACTTCTACGACGACAGCTTCAAGGTGGAGTTCCCCACCCGCTCCGGCCACTGGATCAGCCTCTGGGAAGCCTCCCTGGAGCTGGAGAAACGGCTGGTGGATCTGTTCCGCCGCAACGGCGAAGGCCGACGCCCCTTCAATGGGGGCGTGGAGATGTTCCAGAGCGATCCCCACTGGCGCGATCTGATCCTGTTCAACGAATACTTCCACGGCGACAATGGCAGCGGCGTCGGTGCCTCCCATCAGACCGGCTGGAGCGCCATGGTCTGCAAGATGCTCAATCAGCTCAACCGCTACTCCCCCCCGTCATGA